In one window of Opitutus sp. GAS368 DNA:
- a CDS encoding serine/threonine-protein kinase, protein MSDPAPRLGKLQQALRDATAAPTRSLARLFASAVLPDHGAARAQLQRDCELIERAPFQPGDTIGDRYRVEKILRGGFGLVYIGRYLGPEQFTHSGNLVALKTPLPRHLANPELREMFLAEAAHCVALAPHPNLVLAYGVEEHNRLPYLVLEYIPGARSLQDEILAGTTDWRTTLRTGLGVARGLAFAGLVHGDLKPINILLGPEGAAKVADFGLALTPDDAADDMLLAGTRGFFAPEMLSGRPARTVATDLYACGVVLYVSATRCFPFPLEESALNVVQPAPDPREIVADIPPAFAALILRCLERDPARRPAGFAALAAELTHIHRTLLGTEPVTDPAPDAPDRAAALVNAAQSWINLGRLDQAKVAAKQALQLDRENWKAHSALGLVLQATQDLPAALASFTAAHEFAPDALEPVASAAQAASALGRTEDARRWLRLALRHCATADRFAPLDGCTQLAIELLEEKEAYDLIHRILTENPKAAITWNNRAILMRRMGAFPQALESAEQALALNPTYAKAHVQKANALLELGRWTEALEAAGRALTLDQTLAGAHSAKFSALASLGRFAEARTCIERGLAILPGNELLLRARRKLD, encoded by the coding sequence ATGAGCGACCCCGCCCCCCGCCTCGGCAAATTGCAGCAGGCTCTGCGTGACGCCACCGCGGCGCCAACCCGCAGCCTCGCCCGCCTTTTCGCCTCGGCCGTGCTGCCGGATCACGGAGCTGCGCGCGCGCAGCTCCAGCGCGATTGTGAACTGATCGAACGCGCGCCCTTCCAACCGGGCGACACCATTGGCGACCGCTACCGGGTGGAAAAAATCCTCCGGGGCGGATTCGGCCTCGTGTATATCGGCCGTTACCTCGGGCCCGAGCAATTCACCCACAGCGGCAATCTCGTCGCGCTGAAGACCCCCCTGCCCCGCCACCTTGCCAACCCGGAGCTGCGCGAGATGTTCCTCGCCGAAGCCGCTCACTGCGTCGCACTGGCCCCCCACCCCAACCTGGTGCTCGCCTACGGTGTAGAGGAACACAACCGCCTGCCTTATCTGGTGCTCGAATACATCCCCGGGGCCCGCAGCCTCCAGGACGAGATCCTCGCCGGCACGACCGACTGGCGCACCACCCTGCGCACCGGACTGGGCGTGGCCCGCGGCCTGGCCTTCGCCGGACTGGTGCATGGCGATCTGAAACCGATCAACATCCTGCTCGGCCCGGAGGGCGCCGCCAAGGTCGCGGACTTCGGCCTCGCGCTGACGCCCGATGACGCGGCCGACGACATGCTGCTCGCGGGCACGCGGGGATTTTTTGCGCCCGAGATGCTCTCCGGCCGGCCGGCGCGCACCGTGGCCACCGACCTCTATGCCTGTGGCGTGGTGCTTTACGTTTCAGCCACCCGCTGTTTCCCGTTTCCACTGGAAGAATCCGCGCTCAACGTCGTGCAACCCGCGCCCGATCCGCGGGAAATCGTGGCGGATATCCCGCCGGCGTTTGCCGCTTTGATCCTCCGCTGCCTGGAACGGGATCCCGCGCGCCGACCCGCCGGTTTCGCCGCGCTCGCCGCCGAGCTCACCCACATCCATCGCACCTTGCTCGGCACTGAACCGGTCACCGATCCCGCGCCCGATGCCCCCGACCGGGCCGCCGCCCTCGTCAACGCCGCGCAGTCGTGGATCAACCTCGGCCGCCTCGACCAGGCGAAGGTCGCCGCCAAACAGGCGCTGCAGCTGGATCGGGAAAACTGGAAGGCTCACAGCGCGCTGGGCCTGGTGTTACAGGCCACGCAGGACCTGCCCGCCGCCTTGGCCAGCTTTACCGCGGCGCATGAATTTGCCCCCGATGCGCTGGAGCCCGTCGCCAGCGCCGCGCAGGCGGCGAGCGCCCTCGGCCGCACGGAGGACGCCCGCCGCTGGCTGCGCCTGGCCTTGCGGCACTGCGCGACGGCGGACCGTTTCGCCCCGCTCGACGGCTGCACCCAGCTGGCCATCGAGCTGCTGGAGGAAAAGGAAGCCTACGACCTCATCCACCGGATCCTCACGGAAAATCCCAAGGCGGCCATCACCTGGAACAACCGCGCGATCCTTATGCGCCGGATGGGCGCCTTTCCCCAGGCGCTGGAAAGCGCGGAACAGGCGCTGGCGCTGAATCCCACCTACGCCAAGGCCCATGTGCAGAAGGCCAACGCCCTGCTCGAGCTGGGGCGGTGGACGGAGGCGCTCGAAGCGGCCGGACGCGCCCTGACCCTCGACCAGACCCTGGCCGGCGCCCACAGCGCCAAGTTCTCGGCACTCGC